One window from the genome of Crateriforma spongiae encodes:
- a CDS encoding DUF1549 domain-containing protein, with translation MPTIRHTSAVALRWMWLTTVLFLAALYLLSGLTVPPSPVATEPKNVSAASLMPSASSPDPLSELPADLRDVVVQLNQARANRLADLDLESADVADWTTICRRLSLSLVGTGMSMQEIRQLQSLPESERTARHLRTLLSSTRHHDYWAERYTRFLVGAEEGPFLVFRRRRFRHWLADQFASNRRYDGIVRDLITAEGLWTDRPEVNFYTVTYDSGDDGPDPIRLAARTSRVFLGLRIDCLQCHDDFLGNVSLGDADDLRFGTQQDFHQLAAFFTAARSNGLQGVRNGPVDYQYKYLDSDQEESVPAAVPFGEAWMPESGNPRRRLATWLTSSENRQAARSAVSHVWALLFGRARGESVDNLPLDEPMDAETKILVDDFIANGFDLRRLIAAIVMSDEFRVDSRAGFHVTARHDAAGAVFPLVRLRPEQIAGSVIQSSRVHTIDRDSSFLVQLQKFGGTNDFLKRYGDRGEDEFADDATTISQRLVMLNGKLVDESVDYNPVLNASAHVLMFSGEDDEIVRNAYWCVLNRPPDQEEIDHFVARLDATDYRRGAIEDLFWTLLNSSEFAWNH, from the coding sequence ATGCCCACGATCCGGCACACCTCCGCCGTCGCACTACGCTGGATGTGGTTGACCACGGTCCTGTTCCTGGCCGCGCTGTATCTGTTGTCGGGCCTGACCGTACCGCCGTCGCCCGTTGCGACCGAACCAAAAAATGTGTCTGCCGCATCGCTGATGCCATCGGCTTCGTCGCCGGACCCGTTGTCGGAATTGCCTGCCGACCTTCGCGACGTCGTTGTGCAGCTGAACCAGGCCCGCGCGAACCGTTTGGCGGACTTGGATTTGGAATCGGCGGACGTCGCGGATTGGACCACGATCTGTCGCCGACTGTCGCTATCGCTGGTCGGAACCGGCATGTCGATGCAGGAGATCCGCCAGTTACAGTCATTGCCCGAATCGGAGCGGACGGCGCGTCATCTGCGCACCCTCTTGTCCAGCACGCGACACCATGATTATTGGGCGGAACGCTACACACGGTTTCTGGTCGGCGCCGAAGAAGGACCTTTCTTGGTGTTCCGTCGGCGTCGCTTTCGGCATTGGCTGGCCGACCAGTTTGCATCCAACCGCCGGTATGACGGCATCGTCCGTGATTTGATCACCGCCGAAGGTTTGTGGACCGACCGGCCGGAAGTCAACTTTTACACCGTGACCTACGACAGTGGGGATGATGGTCCCGATCCGATCCGCTTGGCCGCGCGGACGTCCCGCGTGTTCTTAGGATTGCGAATCGATTGCTTGCAGTGTCACGACGACTTCTTGGGAAACGTTTCGTTGGGGGACGCGGATGACTTGCGATTCGGCACCCAACAAGACTTTCATCAACTGGCCGCGTTCTTCACCGCCGCACGCTCCAACGGGCTGCAAGGCGTTCGCAACGGTCCGGTCGATTACCAGTACAAGTACTTGGACAGCGACCAAGAAGAAAGCGTGCCGGCGGCGGTGCCGTTTGGCGAAGCTTGGATGCCGGAATCGGGAAACCCGCGACGGCGTTTGGCAACTTGGTTGACGTCATCGGAAAACCGACAAGCGGCTCGTTCGGCGGTCAGTCACGTGTGGGCGTTGTTGTTCGGTCGCGCTCGTGGGGAAAGCGTCGACAATCTGCCGCTGGACGAACCGATGGATGCGGAAACAAAAATCTTGGTCGATGACTTCATCGCCAACGGTTTCGATCTTCGACGGCTGATCGCGGCAATCGTGATGTCGGACGAATTTCGCGTCGACAGTCGAGCGGGATTTCACGTGACCGCGCGTCACGATGCGGCCGGTGCCGTCTTTCCGCTCGTTCGACTGCGTCCCGAACAGATTGCCGGCAGCGTCATTCAAAGCTCGCGGGTTCACACGATTGATCGCGACAGTTCCTTCCTTGTCCAATTGCAAAAGTTTGGCGGAACGAACGACTTTTTGAAACGTTACGGTGATCGTGGCGAAGACGAATTCGCCGACGACGCCACGACGATCAGCCAGCGTTTGGTGATGCTGAACGGAAAGCTGGTGGACGAATCGGTCGACTATAACCCGGTGCTCAATGCGTCCGCCCACGTGTTGATGTTCAGTGGTGAAGACGACGAAATCGTCCGCAACGCTTACTGGTGCGTCTTAAACCGGCCGCCCGACCAGGAAGAAATCGACCACTTTGTCGCGCGGCTGGACGCCACGGATTATCGACGTGGCGCGATCGAAGATTTGTTTTGGACGCTGCTCAACAGCAGCGAATTTGCTTGGAACCACTGA